TTATTTGAGCACTGATTATGATGAAATATAGCGTATGTTTACTATCATCAACCAAAGAAAAGTAATCtactataaaaccagaaatgtttgagtgcattttaattttgcaaatttcatgagagacaagattcacaaaatcaaaatgcatgcaaaagttctggTCTACACTATTTGTATTGAATACCAGTTGCAATTTGcccaaaatttcatgccatgaaaaaggccgtcagttacaatttgcaaaaaaattcATGCAATGAAAAGTATCTTGCTCATCTCATGTTGTCAGCTTTGATTTTACCAAAAATTTGTCCCGAGATAGAGAAATGCTCTAATTCATTTTCTGTATCTTTCACTTGGACAATGCATCAGTCAATATTACTGTATTACCATTGATATGgcaggcagaaaaaaaaaatatacacaatgAAAGTGACATGTGTTTGTAGGTCTTTTACTCCACAATTCGTATCAGACATTCACTCtgtatttttcaaaatatcccACATGTTGTAGACCAACCCTGCTTCATATCTTGCAATCCTTGCCCCATATATCACATTGGCAAGATGCACCCTGAACTCAATTAACCAAATGCATACAAGCACAGAGCTGTTGTCTTACATTGACAGGTGAGAGGGGCTGGAACCCTAGCTTTTTGCATCTAGCAATAATGATAGAATGACTTTGCTTGCCATCAATCTCCAACACAGAACTGGGTCCAACTTCACAGAGCTTTCACAAAGTTTTCAGCTGTTGTCAGTTACAAGTAAAGTTCTGTGTgctgtttactgtaaaagtggatattttcgcgcgactaatttttcgcgctaggccgggtcaaaagagtttcgcgtgtttttatttccgcggaatcaagacatcacgcacaggaacgtatggcaagcaaaaatattcgcgtgtttttattttcgcgctagtttctggttgcgcgaaatgcgcgaaaatttcaacaccgcgaaaatttccactttcacagtattcAGTCTTGGGGCCCTGTGATCCATATGACATGACTAACAGCTTGAGGTGCATGTGCTGAACCCTTTTagagtttaaaggacaagttcaccttcataaacataaggattgagagaatgcagcaatattagtagaacacatcagtgaaagtttgaggaaaattggacaatcaatgcaaaagttatgaatttttaaaattttgtgttggaaccgctggatgaggagactactaaggcttgtgatgtcatatgagtacaacagcataaagaaaatataaagaaaattcaacatattttcactttttttcgaataataaaagagcacttgacttgcctctttctaaaggcaatgggaataatattacccataacatctaatgtcagtaacgagtcaagagaatgtgtactttttcaaaagatgaaattttgcaagattttctttatattttccttatattgttgtacgcatgtgacatcatacactgcagtagtcttctcatccagcggtgactgcacaaaaacttcaaaaatgcataacttttgaaccgattgtctgattttcctcaaactttcaatgatgtgttctactaatattgctacattctctcaatcctgatgttaatgaaggtgaacttgtcctttaagaataaCATAATCATGTGTACACTACTGATGGAGACGTCAAAGTGGGACTGATCACATTTTACCATGATAGATGATGGTTTCAACATACTCTGTATATTGCTCTGAAATCACATCATGCAACTACGGAAATGAACTGAGTGTTTTCTGGGCGGGATCAATGAACAGTTCACAGTCTGCTCAGTCTTGTCCTCAGCTCTTTCAACACTTTCACATGTAATGGACATAGGTGGTGCACATGTGATACTCCGACAACACCTACATCCACAATGGAAAAATGAACCTTATGTACGTCAATGAGCACCTACCACTAGACAAAACTGGCAGCCACATGGCTGGGTATGCTACGAAAAGAATGCTGCCTCTCCTGTGTACATGTTCTTTACAACATGCCTGATTATATCAACATTAGTCGGAGTCCGATGTCACGGAGGAGGCATCACGTCTGCCACAGTTCCCAACTCCTGTCCGTCCCAAAGTCATTTCAATCTGCGGATGCAGTCCATATCACAATGCTTCACCCAACATCCAAGCCTCACTCCCACTTCCGGGATATCCTGAGGTGGGAGAAGTGGTCGTCCATGTACCGGTGTGGCGGGACCTTCTTGAATCGCAAGTTGGTGAGAAACTGCTTCTTCTCCTCAACTGCCCTCTCCTTGGCATGACCGAATTCCTCTTCCTGAtcagaggagagaaaaaaaaaaatcagaacaatAACATGATTCACTGGGTTTCACTTTGGcctcataaaacaaatatcacaCCTTTGACATGTCCTCATGTAGTAACTCTCCACTGTACGCTGTGCTAAGCAAttcacatgagaaaaaaaaaatcacactggACATCctctctatgaaaaaaaaaaaataaacatatgtattatttgaatggtcacaaagaaagaaaaatacacacatgACTTGGTAACTATTTAGAAAAGTTTTGACAAGAGACTTTAGTAAGTGTGCCCAAATGAGGAATATACAGTATAAAACAATGTGGTGGAGCCTGATCAAGCAGCCCATCCCTGTTCCTGCCATGATCTAGATCAATTTATTGTCAGCAAGTGGTTTAGCTCCTTTACTCTACAATTTGGGCAAGTTTATCAATGAAGACTATGAACATCAAAGGTATAATACAAATCTTTCAGACAAAGAAAGTGGCAAAGGAGATAAAGTTCATTCTAACAAGAGACAAGTTGCTGATGTTTTAAGTCATACATGTGGGAATGGTACAAGGTGTTCTTCAAGTTTACTGGAGCTCCATCTACGTCCAACCATGCCCTTTATATGTCAAGTTCTTCACAAGACAATGGGTTGATATAGAAAAATCAGGTCCAATATCCAATCATGACACAAGACAATAATAAATTACATGAAAGAGGGGGGTAAATGGGTAAAGGAATATGTGCTTTATATCTCACTTCAACAAAACCAATATTTTAGCCACCATTTAATCCTTGgtaataccaaaaaaaaaaaacaacaacaacaactaagatTGTGTCTTTGTTTTCCTTGGCAGTACAATGTGTAGTTTGTATCAGACTTACGGGAGTTAGGAAGGGTCTGCTAAGGTGTCTCGCATTCTCCTCCTCAATGGCCAACCTCTTTTCCATGTTCCTTATCATATACCTTGTGATGGGTCTGAATCGTCGATACTTGCTGTATAATAAGtaaagtgaatgaaatgtgCATGATGAGAATGAGATCATCAGTCTACTTTCCTTCATCTTTAAAAACAGCTTGACTCAATTTCTACATATTACTATACAAGTGTTACAATCTTTAAAAGAATTTACAGTTAGTTTGTTTATTGAGCTTGAAAGATCAAGCACATTGGGAATAGAAATATGAACATGAACTCCTCTTGTGTCTGTCCTGTTATAAAGAAGGCAAAATTGTGAAATAGGCACCATCACAAGGTGCTGGTAGTGTGTTCATCTGTGTGAAAGCTATCAaggttaaagagatggtacagtattggtggagatgagaattgggcttttaactttttgtgagatagcaagaaaacacttatgatatagtacagagcataccattttaaagaggaattcaaagttcatttgatgaaaatcgggtttggaatgactgaaacatccaaaaacaaagtaaaacaaagcgatcataataaagtgtgggtcccacactttattagaatcgctcttttttggatatctcagccatttcaaaaccaattttcatcaaatgaatgttgaattcctcatagaattacatgctctttcatatttcataagaagtttcccattatctcaccaaaaatgtgagaaacctgaaattaggtctcaaccaaaactatacaatccctttaagcagTGTAGAGGGGTATAGTAGATTTGTGGGGGGACATTACGAAGTGTTTCTGATAATTAAAGGAAGGAAAGGAAgatagaaggaaagaaaaaagaaggaaagaaggatggaaaataaagaaagacaaagtgaaaagaggaaatatgaaatgaactGACAGATTATAAACAAAGGGCAGATGTCCACAAATACTTGctctgctgtggaaatcggccttGCTATTAGGTACTGAATCAATCATGTGTATCACTTCGGTAAACGCCCTTTGGTGGGGTCACATTCATGAGTATCAACTACATTTGTATCATACTGTGCATGAAAGTCCCACTGCTGTGCagtgtcaatgcaaaaacagcggtcgatctcaatAAGGAGCGGCAttgcggggagctgaaacgaggccacgcaaattcgacggcgatatttttgcactgaaacttcgaactGAAAAGGGAGCGGCATTTGATttatagtgctggattttctcaatcatcACGTAGTAGGCTAGGTCaagtttttacgtgaatttcagtgttaaatattcttatcaagcaaataaacattaggcggtcgatgagtagtaggtccaaccatacttccATGTAGTAGTAGGTGCAGGTGTATTAAAttaaatttaaattcaaatttagGACATAGCCAGGAGCGGAGCAGTAACAATTGAAGTACAATGTGTATACCTGGTGCCAGTAGTTTGCATGACATTATACTTATTAAATTACTTGTATTCACTTGTTATCTAATTACGACATTAAGTGCAtgaataactatacacagcccagtcgcagtacatggtacgtcgtgacagggctgtacgcgcgcgaccaccaaccactaggagagcgacgtaatcgtatcacgatagctttgaattttgatacttaacatcatttttgtcacctcaaactcatcgagtttACTCtgcaatatttactctacatctgatgctatcagtattcaaatgtacgcaatgaaacttaccgaaattgatcatcatatccagcatgtccacatggtacacaatctttcacgccaggcctaactatacacagcccagtcgctgtactaCGTCGCGACGTtacatgtacagcgactgggctatGTATAGTTatgcctggcgtgaaagattgtgtaccgtgtggacatgctggatatgatgatcaatttcggtaagtttcattgcgtacatttgaatactgatagcatcagatgtagagtaaatattgaagagtagtctatactcgatgagtttgaggtgacaaaaatgatgttaagtatcaaaattcaaagctatcgtgatacgattacgtcgctctcctagtggttggtggtcgcgcgcgtacagccctgtcgcgacgtaccatgtacagcgactgggctgtgtatagttagtgcaTGAAGTGCATGAACAATTATTTAATCTTATTCAGACTACTATATTTGAGGATTACTAACAGCGTTTCTAATGTATGGGACTACAGTTTCCATGGTTGACTATTTTTGCCATAAATAACTTCATACAATACGGTTTATATTGATATTTACCCAGCCCACTGAAGTCCCGGGACCTTGGCACTGCGGAATCTATGTCCATAGAGAATTCTTGTCAGCCACATATTTCGCAAATTTACGATTCAGCAACTTCAGTCGCTTTCCATGTGCCCAAAATGATAAAACCTTTGGCCTCCGGTAGACTGGGAAGCCGTACTACGCGTTACCACGCACGCCCTCTGCGATAAAAACAATACGATGTGATCACTGCGCagctctctccccacccccacccctatcctttcttcttcttcttcttcctctcttcTGACTTCCTCATCTtccttgttgttgcttttcttgttcttcttctttagtCCTTCTTGttgttctcttttttcccctcctccttCTTTAGAAATAAAAGCCAAACAATTTCAATCCATTCCCTATATTTAAAGCGCTAATCAATTATCTTTAATGGAATCCAGTTGCACTGAACAACTTAATCAAGCTAGAGAACTTCTTCGTTTTAGAAAGCAAAATGCGTTGCGGATTTGTACGCCCTTGTATTACCTTAGCAAGTACAGATATCATTTTACGAAATTAGAACACTTATAGTAGATAACATTCATGCATTTGAAATGGTTATCTTTATGTTCAAATTCTTGAAACAACATAACCCAGAATTTTTCAAAACGCTTTTATATAAAACACGAGTGTCCCTTCCTATCCAACTCACTATTCTTTGGATATTAAGACAAAATGGTTCTGATGTGTGGAATACTCGTTACAAATGCTACctcttttgtgtgtttatgattCTTACGGCCCTAATGAAGAAGCACTTACTGCTGAAATTCAACCATGAATTATTGACTTGAATGTCAAAACCTGATTGGGCTTCCTCTTcttcaatcaaacaaaatgccTTTTAAGACAACTGGCATATTACTCTGCAAATTTAAACATaaacaaatgagaaaaatagcaaTGTGCACGCTGCACCTGCACAAAATGTATGCAATTTGGCACAAAATGTATGCAATGTCCTTTGACATTGTACAAAGTGgtaaatcattatcatgatgataataattattcatCTCGATTTCTCCACAAACATACTATGTTTACTGGGGACTATACTTTCTCTTCAAGGAATTGCTCCTAACAGTCTCGCTTTCTGCATTAATCGAAATGGTACCTGTTTTATCaaacacgttttttttttttaaatatgtctATTGATAATTGTATACACAGTATTTCTGTTTGTCTATCACCTGATTATTCTAATACTCTATCATTCCTGAGTAAAGACAGAAAAGCATctgcaaacaaacacaaacacacacacacacacaaacacttttttgttttctgataTTCTTTACttgagtacacacacacacacacacacacaaacactttttttttgttttatgatattctttatttgagtttcattcaatatcaggtccatgttgacaatgaaattaatatgaacaaaaataagcaacTGTATTATTCTCTCTTTcgctgctaaatcattttttccaacatacagtacaatataattttgttggtgtttttttttccaaatcataccatgtttatataatagaaatgaaatgaaattctgcATAAGATATGTAAGAATCTTGCCCCATCTTATCTTAAAGATTTAATTtccttccgctcctccacttcaacccgttctcttcgTTCTTCATCCGCTCACCAATTATCACGTGGTCCCCGCACCTGTACACGTTATGGTGATAGGGCCTTTTCAGTTATTTCCCCACTTCTTTGGAATGAACTCCCTTTTTATATTCGGAacgctgaaaatgttgataggtttaagtcattgttgaaaactcatctgtttacacaaccttaactttgctgttgttgttgttgctgtcgttatcataatatatgtacataatgctgtattttgtttttacgttatatatattatttttccccgatttgatgcgcttagaaacatcagtattaagcgctatataaatgttattcattatcattatcattatcataactctcagaaaacaacaacacacaatcTTGATTATTGTAATCAAGacaatccatatctgccttattacatacacacacacaaattgaaCCGCTAAATCaccttttttaaacattttttaacacacacacacacacacacacacacacatacatacacacatacacatgtacctgAAACAAAGATTATGGTATGAGCTTCACATGAGTCAAGAAACGTGACTGGAGTCGGGAAAGCCTATCAAGCCTAGCCATTACTCAGTAATCGAATGTGATGCATACAATAGGGTGTAGCCAATGACAAAACTAGGGTGAGATGAAATGAGCGCGAAGCGTGTATACCGATGTAACGACCTTCATTAACGGGACCAAATAAAAAACACTGCAATTAGATCTCTAGATTTACTCTTCGCTCCTCTCGTCCTCGGGGGAAAAACGAATGACAATGGTGAAATAGGTTTTGGCCAAATGAGTTCAGACATCCATACTTTGACGTACGTGTCTTCATTGTTTCACGCAATGCCCACGACATTTTAGACAATGCTAATAACAGTATTATGCAGAGAAGAGTTAAACTAAGGTTCACTTTGCTATCGGTGGCAGCAACAAGTGGTACGGGCAACAATTGTTGTTTTGTACAGATAGGAGTCCTTCCGACTCTAGAAAAATCAGCGGAACTGAGgaatttgtgtatgtatgtatgtgtgtgtgtgtgtgtgtgtgtgtgtgtgtgtgtgaaacttTGAGACCAGATTTTGTTACAGAGTCCAACATGTATTATGCAATTgtaagaaaatcaatt
Above is a window of Diadema setosum chromosome 4, eeDiaSeto1, whole genome shotgun sequence DNA encoding:
- the LOC140226959 gene encoding large ribosomal subunit protein mL63-like, with product MWLTRILYGHRFRSAKVPGLQWAGKYRRFRPITRYMIRNMEKRLAIEEENARHLSRPFLTPEEEFGHAKERAVEEKKQFLTNLRFKKVPPHRYMDDHFSHLRISRKWE